The following are from one region of the Rhizobacter sp. AJA081-3 genome:
- a CDS encoding TerB family tellurite resistance protein encodes MLKTLNDLLDRLLPPPAQASPEATEHLLQLATAVMLVEVMRADASFHAGEREAVRAALRDKFALSDDEAQRLAELAEVAARDATDLFSFTSRINERFDMPQKLRMVEHMWHVAYADGHLGDHERHVLWRVADLLHVPQGAYAHARMRAQQAASAKG; translated from the coding sequence ATGCTCAAGACCCTGAACGATCTGCTCGACCGCCTGCTGCCGCCGCCGGCGCAGGCCAGCCCCGAAGCGACCGAGCACCTGCTGCAGCTCGCCACGGCCGTCATGCTCGTGGAGGTGATGCGCGCCGATGCCAGCTTCCATGCCGGTGAGCGCGAGGCGGTGCGAGCGGCCCTGCGCGACAAGTTCGCGCTGAGTGACGACGAGGCGCAGCGCCTGGCCGAGCTGGCCGAGGTGGCGGCGCGTGACGCCACCGATCTGTTCAGCTTCACCTCGCGCATCAACGAGCGCTTCGACATGCCGCAGAAGCTGCGCATGGTCGAACACATGTGGCACGTCGCCTATGCCGACGGGCACCTCGGCGACCACGAGCGCCACGTGCTGTGGCGCGTGGCCGACCTGCTGCACGTGCCGCAGGGCGCGTACGCCCACGCGCGCATGCGCGCCCAGCAAGCTGCGTCCGCAAAGGGATGA
- a CDS encoding tRNA-uridine aminocarboxypropyltransferase, with the protein MNTLLLELNSHYSEMVQQATTGFDEVRAHGNEIVNIREAAGTQVFFQQDKDWFYRAEERRWITMNDNSGGYKSGRRGGRSGPWSTPRERIVAPDPRRSWTCGDAQRQKAGQACDHSRVTDAPTPRRAVCARCLRPQTACLCALARPTAHRTEVLVLQHPQEQRQAKNSVAMLRLSLAHCEVVVGERFAPEVLEALLQRPGRQTWLLYPDVPAAPAPAAPGTNEGAPVRLVVLDATWRKSLRMLLEHPALAALPRLSLDAPAPTRYREIRAARRADQVSTLEATVAALAMLEGPSFDAAPLLDAFGEFVAGVAARQRRPRRLAA; encoded by the coding sequence GTGAACACTCTGCTGCTGGAGCTCAACTCTCACTACAGCGAGATGGTCCAGCAGGCGACCACCGGTTTCGACGAGGTGCGCGCCCACGGCAACGAGATCGTCAACATCCGGGAAGCCGCCGGCACGCAGGTGTTCTTCCAGCAGGACAAGGACTGGTTCTATCGCGCCGAAGAGCGGCGCTGGATCACGATGAACGACAACAGCGGCGGCTACAAGAGTGGCCGCCGTGGTGGCAGGTCCGGGCCATGGTCGACTCCGCGTGAGCGAATCGTTGCTCCCGATCCCCGGCGATCGTGGACCTGCGGCGACGCCCAGCGGCAGAAGGCGGGACAGGCGTGCGACCATTCCCGCGTGACAGATGCGCCCACCCCTCGCCGCGCGGTCTGCGCGCGCTGCCTGCGCCCGCAGACGGCCTGCCTGTGCGCGCTGGCGCGGCCGACCGCCCATCGCACCGAGGTGCTCGTGCTGCAACACCCGCAGGAACAGCGCCAGGCGAAGAACAGCGTGGCGATGCTGCGCCTGTCTCTGGCGCACTGCGAGGTGGTCGTCGGCGAGCGCTTCGCGCCTGAGGTGCTGGAGGCTCTGCTGCAGCGCCCCGGCCGGCAGACGTGGCTGCTCTATCCGGACGTGCCAGCCGCGCCCGCGCCGGCGGCCCCGGGGACGAATGAAGGCGCGCCCGTGAGGCTGGTGGTCCTCGACGCGACGTGGCGCAAGAGCCTGCGGATGCTCCTCGAGCACCCGGCCCTGGCCGCGCTGCCCCGGCTGTCGCTGGACGCGCCCGCGCCGACCCGCTACCGCGAGATCCGCGCGGCGCGGCGGGCCGACCAGGTCTCGACGCTCGAAGCCACCGTTGCGGCGCTGGCGATGCTGGAGGGCCCGTCCTTCGATGCCGCGCCGCTGCTCGACGCCTTCGGCGAGTTCGTCGCAGGCGTGGCGGCCCGGCAGCGCCGGCCACGGCGTTTGGCGGCATGA